GGCTTCGAAGACTGTCCCGGTGTAGTAGTCCAAGCCACGGATGATGGCAGGGTCATAAGCCAGGTAGTCGGCGGCTCCCAGTGCCTCGATGGCTTCGAAAAAGGCCGTCAGTTCAGGCGAGTTCTTCCAGGCCTGAGTGTCGGTCATCAGGCGCTGAAGGCCGGCGAACTGGCGGGCGTCGAGCCCGATCTCGCGGGCTTGGGCCTCCCAAGCCGGCAATGCCAGCCTATCGCGACGGTCGATCAGCCGAAACACACCCGGCCGTCGGGCGCTGGGTACGCCGATAGCATCCAGTCCGGTTTCGGCCAGGCGGCGATCGTTGACCAGGATGCGGATGGACTCAGGCCCCAGACCGACTTCTCGGAAGAAGGCGGCGCCGATGGCAGCCAGCTCGGCGTCGGCCTGGGGCGACTGCGGGCCGAGCAAGTCGATGTTCCACTGGAAGAATTCCCGGGTGCGGCCTTTCTGGGGGCGCTCGTAGCGCCAGAAAGGACCGAACGACCACCAGCGGAGAGGAGGCGCCAGGGATTTGGCCCGAGCCGCGACCATGCGTGCCAGGCTCGGGGTCAGCTCGGGGCGAAGGGCAATGTAGTCCCCACCGCGGTCGGGGAAGACAAAGGACTGTTCTTTGACGAGCTCTTCGCCGGACTTGGCGGCGTAGAGCTCGAGTCGCTCAAGGAACGGTGCTTCGTACTCGTGGTAGCCGAAGGATTCTGAGACATGGCGGATCGTGGCGTACAGCCACGTCCGGAAGGCCATATCTTCAGGGTAGAAATCGCGAGTTCCTTTGACGGATTGGATAATGGCCACGTTGAGCTCCAGCCAGCGATGCGCGACGAGCGGCGTGGGCTAATGGCTGAGAAGGTCCGCGAATAGAATCGCGTCGCAACCAGGATGGACTACGCAGTGCGAGTACTTGGGATCCCGCACGGGCGGGATTATAGCATGTCGTGCAGACCGGCCGAGCGAGTGTTCCTTCGGGGCCCAAGATGCAAAGGAGTTCACGCGATCCACCCGGGCGCGTTGCGGGACGGAGGCGCGGCTTAGCGGGCGGTGACAGGCAGATAGGATGCGGGGCTTGGCGGTGGTGATGGGCAGAGTAGGGTCCGGGGCAGCCGCGATCTGCGGACCGGCGCCATGATATGCTAGCCCTGCCTCCCTTGACGGCTGGATAAACTCGGTCTGAGGTTGTCCGGTGATCCTACTGCTTCCCGTGCTTCTCCTGCTAGCAGGTGCCGCCCTGGTCGGCGCATTCCGGCGCGCTTCCAGCTTCTCTCTGTGGCTGATGGTGCTGGGGAGCGTCTTCCTGGGTTGGCTGGCGCTCCTGCTGGGGAGCGGCGGGCGTGCAGGTGCTCTGGATGTCTCGGTGTGGCGTCCGGAGCGGCTGTTCTCAGCCGAACTGGTACTCCAACTGGGCAGTGCCCAGTGGGAGGTGCTGTACGCAGCTGCGACGCTGCTCATAGTGCTCGTCCTGACCGCACCGGCGCGGGACGGGGAGGAGCGGCCCAGCGAATGGGCTCTGTTTCTGGTCTACAGCAGCTTGAGCCTGCTGGCGATGATGGCGGGCAACTTGTTGACGCTCTCGCTTCTGCTCATCGTGCTGGATATCACTTGCTTTGTCTTTGTTCTGCAGCGAACAGGGGAGGGGCCCGGTGGCCAGCAGGCCATCGTGAAACTGGGGGTTGAGTCGGTCGGCGTGCTGCTCTTGCTGACCGCGGGATTGATTGGCACCCTCGAGAGGGGCGAAGGCCATTTCGCCGGGGGCGAAACCGCAGCCCTCGCTCTGATGCTTGCGCTTGGGGTTGGGTTGCGCATCGGGCTCGTGCCGCTGCCGTTGGGCCTACCGCCGGACTCCGCCTCGCGCCGCAGCATTGGTGCGCTGATGCGGCTGATGCCGCCGGCAATCCTCCTGGTCCAACTTGGGCTGCAATGGCCGGCGGGGTTCGTCGCCGCGTATCAGGGCTGGTTGATTGCGCTCGGAGCCGTTGCTGCCGGCTCGGCAGGATTGGCCTGGGCTTTCGCGGTGAGGGCACTGGATGCGCGTGCGGCTCTCGTGGCTTGCGCGGCTGGACTAGGCCTGCTGGCGAGTGGCGGGGTGTCGCAGGGCCTCAACGCGGCCATGAGTGCGGTCGCAGTTCTGCTGCTACTGGCCGGGGGGCTGGCTTCCGTGGCCGAGGTGCACACACCCTTCCACCGCATCTGGCCAGCGGCGCTAGCGATTGCGTCTCTCGGTTTCCCCCTGACTCCGGCGGGAGCGGTGCTGAGGCCCCTGGGGGAAGGCGAAGCTAACTGGCTGCTTGGCATCGCCATCGGGCTAGGGCTGGGGCTCCTGGCTGCTGGCCTGGGACAGATGACTGCGATCCAGGAAACCCCCTGGCGGCGTGCCGAGGGGTATAGCCGACTCTTGTATGGCGTCGGGCTCGCCCTATGCCCGGTCGCGGCGGTTGGCTTTGGACTGCGTCAGGGACTGGAGATCTCGGTCCCGGCACTGTTGGGGCTCGGGGCCTCGCTCGTCTCCGCCTCGCTTGCGATCCTGGTTCGGCGCATGCGGCCAGAGGCTGGGCTCCTACGGGCGCGGCGTTTCGTTGGCTGGTTGGATGCCTCGCCGCTGGTGAGAGCTCTGTGGAGCTTGTACGGCGGGCTGCTGGCCATGGCCCGGGGGGTGGGAACTACCCTCGAAGGCGAAGGTGCATTTCTTTGGGTGATGGCTCTGGTGGCATTCGTGGCGGCGTTGCTCGCAGGGAATTCCGGATGATCGACCTCCCCGGCTGGGTCGGGTACGCACTAGCGGGCGCGACT
This window of the Anaerolineales bacterium genome carries:
- a CDS encoding ATP phosphoribosyltransferase regulatory subunit; this encodes MAIIQSVKGTRDFYPEDMAFRTWLYATIRHVSESFGYHEYEAPFLERLELYAAKSGEELVKEQSFVFPDRGGDYIALRPELTPSLARMVAARAKSLAPPLRWWSFGPFWRYERPQKGRTREFFQWNIDLLGPQSPQADAELAAIGAAFFREVGLGPESIRILVNDRRLAETGLDAIGVPSARRPGVFRLIDRRDRLALPAWEAQAREIGLDARQFAGLQRLMTDTQAWKNSPELTAFFEAIEALGAADYLAYDPAIIRGLDYYTGTVFEARDTAGEHRAVLGGGRYDNLVAEVGGEPLGGVGFAMGDVVLGLVLAGVRVLPELRISPS